The following proteins are encoded in a genomic region of Alistipes shahii WAL 8301:
- the argH gene encoding argininosuccinate lyase has translation MAGKLWDKGYEPDKMIEEYTVGDDRELDMRLARYDVEGSLAHIAMLETIGLLTAEELEKLTAGLKEIAAEIEAGRFEIEPGTEDVHSQVELMLTRRLGDAGKKIHSGRSRNDQVLVDLKLFLRDELRQVADAVKRVFDRLQEQSEKYKEVLMPGYTHLQIAMPSSFGLWFGAYAETLADDMRLVAAAWHIANQNPLGSAAGYGSSFPLDRTMTTRLMGFEELHYNVVAAQMSRGKSERAAAAAIAAVAATIGRLAMDVCLFMSQNFGFVSLPDELTTGSSIMPHKKNPDVFEIMRGRCNRLQSVPNEIALLTTNLPVGYHRDLQLLKDILFPATTEIKRTLAMCDFMLAHIRVNEHILDDKKYDYLFTVEDVNRMVLAGTPFREAYKQVGMAVQRGEYTPTREVRHTHEGSIGNLCTAQIRRKMERVMQEFE, from the coding sequence ATGGCTGGAAAACTTTGGGATAAAGGCTACGAGCCGGACAAAATGATCGAGGAATACACCGTGGGCGACGACCGCGAACTGGACATGCGCCTGGCGCGCTACGACGTCGAAGGGTCGCTGGCGCATATCGCCATGCTCGAGACCATCGGGCTGCTGACGGCGGAAGAACTCGAAAAACTCACCGCAGGGCTGAAAGAGATCGCCGCGGAGATCGAAGCCGGGCGTTTCGAGATCGAACCCGGCACGGAGGACGTTCATTCGCAGGTCGAGCTGATGCTCACCCGCCGGCTGGGCGACGCGGGCAAGAAAATACACTCGGGGCGTTCGCGCAACGATCAGGTCCTCGTGGACCTCAAACTGTTCCTGCGCGACGAACTGCGGCAGGTGGCCGACGCCGTGAAGAGGGTCTTCGACCGGTTGCAGGAGCAGAGCGAAAAGTATAAGGAGGTGCTGATGCCGGGTTACACCCACCTCCAGATCGCCATGCCCTCGTCGTTCGGACTGTGGTTCGGGGCCTATGCCGAGACGCTCGCGGACGACATGCGTCTGGTGGCCGCGGCGTGGCACATCGCCAACCAGAATCCGCTGGGATCGGCCGCCGGATACGGCTCGTCGTTCCCGCTCGACCGCACGATGACCACCCGTCTGATGGGCTTCGAGGAGCTGCACTACAACGTCGTGGCGGCGCAGATGAGCCGCGGCAAGAGCGAACGCGCCGCAGCAGCCGCCATCGCCGCCGTGGCCGCGACGATCGGCCGGCTGGCGATGGACGTATGTCTGTTTATGAGCCAGAATTTCGGGTTCGTGTCGCTGCCCGACGAGCTGACCACCGGGTCGAGCATCATGCCCCACAAGAAGAATCCCGACGTCTTCGAGATCATGCGCGGACGCTGCAACCGCCTGCAATCGGTTCCCAACGAGATCGCGCTGCTGACGACCAACCTCCCCGTGGGTTACCACCGCGACCTGCAACTGTTGAAGGACATCCTCTTCCCGGCGACGACGGAGATCAAACGCACGCTCGCGATGTGCGACTTCATGCTTGCGCACATCCGCGTCAACGAGCACATCCTCGACGACAAAAAATACGACTATCTGTTCACGGTGGAGGACGTCAACCGGATGGTGCTGGCGGGCACGCCCTTCCGCGAAGCCTACAAGCAGGTGGGCATGGCCGTCCAAAGGGGCGAATACACGCCAACACGCGAGGTGCGCCACACCCACGAAGGCAGCATCGGCAACCTCTGCACGGCCCAGATCCGCCGCAAGATGGAGCGCGTGATGCAGGAGTTCGAGTAG